One segment of Rhodopirellula baltica SH 1 DNA contains the following:
- a CDS encoding sulfatase-like hydrolase/transferase: protein MTRTRSFSSREPSTEWRWRSLLWAQFVGLAISMTLCWHSFDEVLQAEKPVGFLVATWRLFQAFLPLAVLFTVGNVLRCERWACAMMTGWWYWIMVDLIVHQWTGMHVASFEVLRLLYEKSLSLLPYVHLGMVIRFGIGFATLLLLTQVGRIATRRIARRCSDAGNSLSSLGASLAWLGAITLLAAPAWMFWATVQSEMRAEPSRHALSVIGWPASKRSDRPTLLAKESTSLKLTNASIRRRTQAFRLNVATNEPKQRPDILFIVVESLRPELIDSDVMPNVNAAAENGLWMQRHFSGGNASSLGLFSLFNGLDAIWFYRSDVRYAPAMNRLFHQSGYECGFFGAANDWAAFQMDAFVRKDVYDAFEVSSYDGLRSDRRAIQASEEFLADHADRRPRLAVLYLYATHAPFEINPLLQQDQPAASSNYSIPFGPANRELIWNRYRNSARTVDHLIAPLLKHPNRIVAIVGDHGESFLDDGTIGHGTRLSASQTQTPAIIVGRNVPTKKVREATSHADLLPTLLELCDIQTSSPMSFDGRDVSNPIFRPRVIAIADYLREQAILIPNEADLDPTFFGLQVGISLLKPHFQIIGTRSRQGDPRQFSHEELITHRQIARKYLDQTFPD, encoded by the coding sequence ATGACGAGAACTCGCTCCTTCAGTTCACGCGAACCATCGACAGAATGGCGTTGGCGAAGCTTGCTTTGGGCTCAATTCGTTGGACTGGCAATCAGCATGACGCTTTGCTGGCACTCGTTCGATGAAGTCCTTCAAGCCGAAAAACCTGTTGGCTTCCTGGTTGCGACTTGGAGGCTGTTTCAAGCATTCCTGCCTTTAGCCGTCTTGTTCACCGTCGGCAATGTATTGCGATGCGAGCGGTGGGCTTGCGCAATGATGACGGGCTGGTGGTATTGGATCATGGTAGATCTGATTGTTCATCAATGGACCGGCATGCATGTCGCTTCATTCGAAGTCCTTCGTCTTCTTTATGAAAAGTCGCTCAGTCTGCTTCCCTACGTGCACCTGGGTATGGTCATCCGATTTGGGATTGGATTTGCCACGCTTCTCCTATTGACTCAGGTCGGACGAATTGCAACTCGAAGGATTGCGAGGCGATGCAGCGATGCCGGAAATAGCCTGAGTTCATTGGGAGCTTCACTCGCCTGGCTTGGGGCGATTACTTTGCTTGCAGCCCCCGCGTGGATGTTCTGGGCGACTGTCCAATCTGAAATGCGAGCGGAGCCCTCGCGACATGCATTGAGTGTCATCGGCTGGCCCGCTTCAAAAAGAAGTGATAGGCCAACGCTTCTCGCGAAAGAAAGCACTTCCCTGAAGTTGACGAATGCTTCGATCCGTCGTCGTACGCAAGCGTTCCGTCTGAATGTGGCAACAAATGAACCAAAACAACGCCCTGATATTCTTTTCATCGTGGTGGAATCTCTTCGGCCAGAATTGATTGATTCAGATGTGATGCCGAATGTAAACGCCGCCGCAGAGAATGGTCTTTGGATGCAGCGGCATTTCTCTGGTGGCAACGCGAGCTCCCTAGGTCTGTTCTCGCTGTTCAACGGCTTGGATGCAATCTGGTTCTACCGGTCGGATGTGAGATACGCACCAGCAATGAATCGTTTGTTTCACCAATCTGGTTACGAATGCGGTTTCTTCGGCGCCGCGAATGATTGGGCCGCATTCCAAATGGATGCTTTCGTTCGAAAAGATGTCTACGACGCCTTTGAAGTGAGTTCTTATGACGGTCTGAGATCAGATCGCCGGGCGATTCAGGCGAGCGAAGAATTCCTAGCCGATCATGCTGATCGGCGGCCACGGTTAGCCGTGCTTTACCTGTATGCGACTCATGCCCCATTTGAGATCAATCCCCTCCTCCAGCAGGATCAGCCTGCCGCATCTAGTAATTATTCCATTCCTTTCGGACCCGCCAACCGAGAATTGATCTGGAATCGCTACCGCAATTCAGCCCGGACAGTTGATCATCTGATTGCTCCACTGTTGAAACACCCCAACCGAATCGTGGCCATCGTTGGCGATCATGGCGAATCGTTTTTAGATGACGGAACAATCGGTCACGGAACACGCTTGTCTGCTTCGCAAACCCAAACCCCAGCAATCATCGTCGGCAGAAACGTTCCCACAAAGAAGGTCCGAGAAGCGACGAGTCACGCTGATCTCCTGCCCACGCTGTTGGAGCTGTGCGACATCCAGACGAGCAGTCCAATGAGTTTTGATGGTCGTGATGTGTCGAACCCCATCTTTCGTCCACGAGTCATTGCCATCGCAGACTACTTGCGAGAGCAAGCGATCCTCATTCCGAACGAAGCGGACTTAGACCCCACATTCTTTGGCCTTCAGGTCGGAATATCGCTTCTGAAGCCCCATTTTCAAATCATCGGGACGAGAAGCCGACAGGGAGATCCTCGCCAATTCTCCCATGAAGAATTGATTACGCATCGTCAGATTGCTCGCAAATACCTCGATCAGACGTTTCCTGATTGA